The genomic segment ACTGCATATTAGACACCAAGGTTATAATTATTTTGAAAAAATGTTGGGTTATTTTGATTGTATTTAACAAATAAGGAAGAAATAAGGAACAAATATGCAAGTTGGTTGTATTTTAACTTTTTAACACCACATGAATCTGTGTTGTCCATGGGAGCAAGCGCGTTTTTATAGGGAAGAGCAATTGTGACAGGAGTCGATGAACAGGAAAATATGAACGATGTTAAAGGGCAAAATCAGTTAAATAGAGGGGCAATTAAGTCAACGAAAGAAGGGGGATTTAGCTAGGCTTGGGTAAGCTCTAGTTACTTTTTTGTTTAGAAATTGCCAGCTTAAGGCTTGATTAGCTTAGATGTTTGTTTAATTTGGACGTTGACACAAGCGTTAAGCAATCGTTGGGCTCACGAGGTAAAAGCCTCGTTAACCCTTATACAGTTATTATCAATGTAACGAGGTCATCACTGTTTTTTAGTATGACTGGCAGAATGCTACCTTGTGAAGAATTAGCCTTTCTCGCTTGGATTAGCACAGTCATTACAGAGGCACTGTAATTCTATTTGAGAGTTAAGAAGCTGAAAGTCGGCTTGGTTAATACTTTCTTTTAATGCTTCGATTACACTGGTTTGAATGCCTTTTTCTGCAACTTTGCCACAGCTTTTGCAGATTAAAAACTGCGGGACTTGATGCTCATGAGTACAAGTGATGTGTGAGCAAGCAAGGTATTTGTTTTCTGATGATAGTTTATGAACAAATGCCAATTCACTCAATATATCCAGCATTCGGTAAACAGACATTGGCGCTAATGATTCATTATGAGTCGTGCGATATATATCGACAATTTCATAAGCAGATAATGGCTTACTAGAATCAAGTAACACACCTAATACATTTTTTCTTTTCGCTGTAAGTTTAACGCCTTTGTTGTGACATATTTGTTCTGCCTTAGCAAAAATTTCAGCGTTATTAGTAGTAGACATAGTTCAGCTCAAGAGAAATCATAATTGGCGTTATTATTTATTGTCGTGATGACATTGTAAATGATAAAGAATGAAACATTGCTTCTAAAGCACAACCAGAATCGAAATTGTGTGAGCAGATTAACTGATATCGACTTAATCGGCGTAAGATCAATGTTCAAAACAGAGGCTAAAAATACGAAAGGCTTAAGGATATGCAAAGTGAAAAATGGCAAATGAAAAATGACAAGTGCGCTAGCCTGTATGTAACTCTTGTTAGCAAAACAGGCTAGCGTGTTCTTTTTTTAAATCAACTCTAGCAGTTAGGTTAATTTACAAAGCCAATAAACAGATAGGTTGCAAGAATAACAGCAACCCAAAGCACCATGTTGCCAGACGGATAGTCGCTTGAGATAAAGCTACCACCTTCTTTGTATTGGCGGGCTAAAAATGCCTGACATTGACTTAGTTTGCCACGAACTGACTGACGTACATCAGCATCGACTTTCCAAATAACCGCAAACATACGTTGCAATATATTAGGGACTAAACGTCTATACACCCAATCGACATCAAGGTGAGTTGAGCGCAATTCTGGCGGATATTTACCTTTAAGATTTAACCACACAAAGGCCAGCGCCGAGAACAATAACAGCTGTGTTTGTGCGAGTACGTGGGTCGCATCATAAGGGTTATAACCCGTATCATATGGCAATAATGAGTAAAGCGCCGCTGGGTAAATACCAATCCCAATACACAGGCAGGCAGCAATGAACATTGCCAGTAGCATGTTGTTTGGCGGATCGTTTGCTCTAATGCCTGAATCATGGGCGAAGAAGGCAAAGTAAGGAATTTTAATACCAGCATGATGGAACACACCTGCAGAGGCGAACAATAGCATTAACCAAACCCAATCATGGCCTGTTTCCATTGCTGCCGTCATCACCATCGATTTACTGACAAAGCCGCTAAACAGAGGGAATGCTGAAATAGAGGCCGCACCCACAATACACAGTATGGTGGTCTTAGGCATGGTTTTATATAGACCACCAAGATCAGAGCCGTTTATTCGCCCTGTCATATGCAGCACTG from the Shewanella japonica genome contains:
- a CDS encoding Fur family transcriptional regulator, with amino-acid sequence MSTTNNAEIFAKAEQICHNKGVKLTAKRKNVLGVLLDSSKPLSAYEIVDIYRTTHNESLAPMSVYRMLDILSELAFVHKLSSENKYLACSHITCTHEHQVPQFLICKSCGKVAEKGIQTSVIEALKESINQADFQLLNSQIELQCLCNDCANPSEKG